One Granulicella sp. 5B5 DNA window includes the following coding sequences:
- the rplD gene encoding 50S ribosomal protein L4 — protein MADINVVSLAGKKVGSFELDEIFAGEVNEALLWEAVKHYRASLRQGTHATKNRKLVSGAGKKLWKQKGTGRARVGSIRTPLWRGGGTVHGPQPRSYEYQFPKKKLLGALRSAIASKINDGKLVIVENFELSEAKTKAFRSALNTLEAKKTALVVESSQQLSEKLYLSSRNLDGVELVLSSEVHPYDLLRYEHAIFSKAAFETLQETLKKNTSKHKHNEKEAA, from the coding sequence ATGGCAGACATCAATGTAGTCAGTCTCGCAGGCAAGAAGGTCGGCTCGTTCGAACTCGACGAGATCTTTGCCGGCGAGGTCAATGAGGCCCTTCTGTGGGAGGCGGTGAAGCACTACCGCGCGAGCCTGCGTCAGGGTACGCACGCTACCAAGAACCGCAAGCTCGTTTCGGGCGCGGGTAAGAAGTTGTGGAAGCAGAAGGGCACGGGCCGCGCCCGCGTCGGTTCGATCCGCACACCGCTCTGGCGTGGCGGCGGTACGGTCCACGGACCCCAGCCGCGCAGCTATGAGTACCAGTTCCCGAAGAAGAAGCTGCTGGGCGCGCTGCGTTCGGCAATCGCTTCGAAGATCAATGACGGCAAGCTCGTCATCGTCGAAAACTTCGAGCTGTCCGAGGCCAAGACCAAGGCGTTCCGTTCGGCGCTGAACACGCTGGAAGCGAAGAAGACCGCGCTCGTGGTGGAGTCTTCGCAGCAGCTGAGCGAGAAGCTGTACCTGAGCTCGCGCAATCTGGACGGCGTGGAGCTTGTGCTCTCGTCGGAGGTCCACCCGTACGACCTGCTGCGCTATGAGCATGCGATCTTCTCCAAGGCCGCGTTCGAGACGCTGCAGGAGACGCTGAAGAAGAACACCTCGAAGCACAAGCACAACGAGAAGGAGGCTGCATAA
- the rplB gene encoding 50S ribosomal protein L2, with product MPIKSFRPITPTLRFQTKLVNDDITTDKPHKPLLAVKPRTGGRNNMGKLVIRHQGGGHKQKLRIIDFKREKYGIPATVATIEYDPNRSSRIALVHYADGEKRYIIQPIGLKVGQKIMSGPEADILVGNALPLKNIPTGTIVHNIELRPGKGAQMARSAGAQVNLIAKEGDYALLKLPSGETRKVLVECMATIGQVGNTDHENVTIGKAGRNRWKGIRPANRGVSMNPVDHPHGGGEGKTSGGRHPVTPWGQPTRGYKTRNNKRTDVFIVQRRNKGK from the coding sequence ATGCCGATTAAGAGTTTTCGACCGATTACACCGACGCTTCGCTTTCAGACGAAGCTCGTCAATGACGACATCACGACCGACAAGCCGCACAAGCCGCTGCTTGCGGTGAAGCCCCGCACGGGCGGGCGCAACAACATGGGCAAGCTAGTCATCCGCCACCAGGGCGGCGGGCACAAGCAGAAGCTGCGCATCATCGACTTCAAGCGCGAGAAGTACGGCATCCCCGCCACTGTTGCGACGATCGAGTATGACCCGAACCGCAGCTCGCGCATTGCGCTGGTGCACTACGCGGACGGCGAGAAGCGCTACATCATTCAGCCGATCGGGCTGAAGGTGGGCCAGAAGATCATGAGCGGCCCCGAGGCCGATATCCTTGTGGGCAACGCGCTGCCGCTGAAGAACATCCCGACCGGTACGATCGTGCACAACATCGAGCTGCGTCCCGGCAAGGGCGCGCAGATGGCCCGCTCGGCCGGCGCGCAGGTAAACCTGATCGCGAAGGAAGGCGACTACGCACTGCTGAAGCTACCCTCCGGCGAGACCCGCAAGGTGCTCGTGGAGTGCATGGCGACCATCGGCCAGGTTGGCAACACCGATCACGAGAACGTGACGATCGGCAAGGCCGGCCGCAACCGCTGGAAGGGCATCCGCCCGGCCAACCGTGGTGTGTCGATGAACCCGGTCGATCACCCGCACGGTGGTGGTGAAGGCAAGACCTCTGGCGGACGTCATCCGGTGACGCCGTGGGGCCAGCCGACACGCGGCTACAAGACGCGCAACAACAAGCGCACGGATGTGTTTATCGTGCAGCGCCGCAACAAGGGTAAGTAA
- a CDS encoding 50S ribosomal protein L23 gives MPTVYNVIRRPLITEKALTSRETEGSLVFEVAANATKTEVKQAVEQLFNVKVASIRTASVLGKERRRGKFAGFLPDWKKAYVRLKAGEKVPDFAAEV, from the coding sequence ATGCCTACCGTATATAACGTCATCCGCCGCCCGCTGATCACCGAAAAGGCGCTCACCTCGCGCGAGACCGAAGGTTCGCTGGTGTTTGAAGTGGCCGCCAACGCCACCAAGACCGAAGTGAAGCAGGCCGTCGAGCAGCTCTTCAACGTGAAGGTTGCCAGCATCCGTACTGCCAGCGTTCTGGGCAAGGAGCGCCGCCGCGGCAAGTTCGCAGGCTTCCTCCCTGACTGGAAGAAGGCGTATGTGCGCCTGAAGGCCGGCGAGAAGGTTCCTGACTTCGCAGCTGAAGTCTAA
- the fusA gene encoding elongation factor G: protein MARTVPLAKCRNIGIMAHIDAGKTTTTERILFYTGVNHRIGEVHEGTATMDWMEQEQERGITITSAATTCTWNGIRINIIDTPGHVDFTAEVERSLRVLDGACACFDSVQGVQPQSETVWRQANKYKVPRICFINKMDKAGANFEYATSTLVARLGAKAIPIQIPIGEEAKFAGVVDLVEMKAILWHDETMGAKYDVEEVPANLKEKAEKMRTELIEAVADSDEDVMHKYLEGEEITIPELKKAIRKATIAMHVFPVLCGSSFKNKGVQTLLDAVVEYLPSPLDVPPIEGTEPGEPETKLLRHADDTEPLAALGFKIMTDPFVGQLIFIRIYSGILKTGDSVLNPRTGKTERIGRLLKMHANKREEITEIMAGDICAAVGLKNLNTGDTICSEKAPILLESIDFPAPVIEVAVEPKTKVDQEKMGMALAKLAQEDPTFKVRTDITNGQTIIAGMGELHLEIIVDRMMREYKVEANVGKPQVNYRETIRSNGEAEGKYIRQTGGSGNYGHAKIRISPNEPGKGYEFSNDTKGGTIPKEYIKPIDQGIQEAMLGGVLAGYEMVDIKVSLYDGSYHDVDSNEMAFKIAGSMAFKEAARKAKPVLLEPVMAVEVTVPEEYMGTIIGDLNSRRGRIEGMEMVGGVQAIKATVPLSTMFGYATAMRGSTQGRANFSMEFKQYEEAPRSVSDEIIAKVAGAKDK, encoded by the coding sequence GTGGCACGCACAGTACCTCTCGCAAAATGCCGGAACATCGGGATTATGGCTCATATCGACGCCGGCAAGACGACGACGACCGAGCGCATCCTCTTCTATACGGGTGTGAACCACCGTATCGGTGAGGTGCACGAGGGCACCGCCACCATGGACTGGATGGAGCAGGAGCAGGAGCGTGGCATCACGATCACCTCTGCTGCGACCACCTGCACGTGGAACGGCATTCGCATCAACATCATCGACACCCCCGGCCACGTGGACTTCACGGCCGAGGTGGAGCGCTCGCTGCGCGTGCTGGATGGCGCGTGCGCGTGCTTCGATTCGGTGCAGGGTGTGCAGCCGCAGAGTGAGACGGTGTGGCGCCAAGCGAACAAGTACAAGGTGCCGCGCATCTGCTTCATCAACAAGATGGACAAGGCGGGCGCGAACTTTGAGTACGCGACCTCGACCCTTGTTGCGCGTCTCGGCGCGAAGGCGATTCCGATCCAGATTCCGATTGGCGAAGAGGCGAAGTTTGCCGGCGTCGTGGACCTGGTGGAGATGAAGGCGATCCTCTGGCACGACGAGACCATGGGCGCGAAGTATGACGTCGAAGAGGTCCCGGCGAACCTGAAGGAGAAGGCCGAGAAAATGCGCACGGAGCTCATCGAGGCCGTTGCCGACTCCGACGAGGACGTGATGCACAAGTACCTCGAAGGCGAGGAGATCACGATCCCCGAGCTGAAGAAGGCGATCCGCAAGGCGACGATCGCTATGCATGTCTTCCCGGTGCTGTGTGGTTCGAGCTTCAAGAACAAGGGTGTGCAGACGCTTCTGGATGCGGTGGTCGAGTACCTGCCGAGCCCGCTGGATGTGCCGCCGATTGAGGGCACGGAGCCGGGCGAGCCGGAGACCAAGCTGCTGCGTCACGCGGACGATACCGAGCCGCTGGCTGCGCTGGGCTTCAAGATCATGACCGACCCGTTTGTCGGGCAGCTGATCTTTATCCGGATCTACTCGGGCATTTTGAAGACGGGCGATTCGGTTCTGAATCCGCGTACGGGCAAGACGGAGCGCATCGGTCGTCTGCTGAAGATGCATGCGAACAAGCGCGAAGAGATCACGGAGATCATGGCTGGCGATATCTGCGCGGCTGTGGGCCTGAAGAACCTGAACACGGGCGACACGATCTGCAGCGAGAAGGCGCCGATTCTGCTGGAGTCGATCGACTTCCCCGCGCCGGTGATCGAAGTGGCCGTGGAGCCGAAGACGAAGGTCGACCAGGAGAAGATGGGCATGGCGCTTGCCAAGCTCGCCCAGGAAGATCCGACGTTCAAGGTCCGCACCGACATCACCAATGGGCAGACGATCATCGCCGGTATGGGTGAGCTTCACCTGGAGATCATCGTCGACCGCATGATGCGCGAGTACAAGGTCGAGGCGAACGTCGGTAAGCCGCAGGTGAACTACCGCGAGACGATCCGTTCCAACGGTGAGGCCGAGGGCAAGTACATCCGCCAGACGGGTGGTTCGGGTAACTATGGGCATGCGAAGATCCGCATCTCGCCGAACGAGCCGGGCAAGGGCTATGAGTTCTCGAACGACACCAAGGGCGGCACGATTCCCAAGGAGTACATCAAGCCGATCGATCAAGGCATCCAGGAAGCGATGCTGGGCGGCGTGCTTGCGGGCTACGAGATGGTCGACATCAAGGTGAGCCTGTACGACGGCAGCTACCACGATGTCGATTCGAACGAAATGGCATTCAAGATCGCCGGTTCGATGGCGTTCAAGGAAGCCGCTCGCAAGGCCAAGCCGGTGTTGCTGGAGCCGGTGATGGCGGTTGAAGTGACCGTGCCGGAAGAGTACATGGGCACGATCATCGGCGACCTGAACTCGCGCCGCGGCCGCATTGAAGGTATGGAGATGGTCGGCGGTGTGCAGGCGATCAAGGCCACTGTGCCGCTGTCGACGATGTTCGGTTATGCGACAGCGATGCGTGGATCGACGCAGGGCCGTGCGAACTTCTCGATGGAGTTCAAACAGTATGAAGAGGCGCCCCGCTCGGTCTCGGACGAGATCATTGCGAAGGTTGCCGGCGCGAAGGATAAGTAG
- the tuf gene encoding elongation factor Tu, which translates to MAKEKFDRSKPHVNVGTIGHIDHGKTTLTAAITKVLSKHNPKNSFRSFDTIDNAPEERERGITISTSHVEYETANRHYAHVDCPGHADYIKNMITGAAQMDGAILVVAATDGPMPQTKEHVLLARQVGVPYIVVFLNKCDAVEDTELIDLVEMEVRELLSKYDFPGDDVPVIRGSALGALNGEAQWEEKIDELMEAVDKNVPQPDRLVDLPFLMPIEDIFSISGRGTVVTGRIERGKIKVGEDAEIVGFRDTQKTVVTGVEMFKKQLDEGLAGDNAGLLLRGIAKEDVERGMVLAKPGSIKPHTQFKGEIYVLSKEEGGRHTPFFNGYRPQFYFRTTDVTGSAKLPEGTEMVMPGDNIALEITLHTPVAMEKGLRFAIREGGRTVGAGTITEIIK; encoded by the coding sequence ATGGCGAAGGAAAAGTTTGATCGCAGCAAGCCGCATGTGAACGTGGGAACGATTGGTCATATTGACCATGGGAAGACGACGTTGACGGCGGCGATCACGAAGGTGCTGTCCAAGCACAACCCGAAGAACAGCTTCCGTTCGTTCGATACGATCGACAACGCTCCTGAGGAGCGCGAGCGCGGTATCACGATCTCGACCTCGCACGTGGAGTATGAGACGGCGAACCGTCACTATGCGCACGTCGATTGCCCGGGCCACGCGGATTACATCAAGAACATGATCACAGGTGCGGCCCAGATGGACGGGGCGATTCTCGTCGTCGCGGCCACGGACGGCCCGATGCCGCAGACCAAGGAGCATGTGCTTCTGGCCCGCCAGGTTGGCGTGCCGTACATCGTGGTGTTCCTGAACAAGTGCGATGCGGTGGAAGATACCGAGCTGATCGACCTGGTCGAGATGGAAGTGCGCGAGCTGCTGTCGAAGTACGACTTCCCGGGCGATGACGTTCCGGTGATCCGTGGTTCGGCGCTGGGTGCACTGAACGGCGAAGCGCAGTGGGAAGAGAAGATCGACGAGCTGATGGAGGCGGTGGACAAGAACGTGCCGCAGCCGGACCGTCTTGTGGACCTGCCGTTCCTGATGCCGATCGAAGACATCTTCTCGATCTCGGGCCGCGGCACCGTGGTGACGGGCCGTATCGAGCGCGGCAAGATCAAGGTCGGCGAGGATGCCGAGATCGTCGGCTTCCGCGACACGCAGAAGACGGTTGTGACGGGCGTGGAGATGTTCAAGAAGCAGCTGGACGAAGGTCTGGCGGGCGACAACGCTGGTCTGTTGCTGCGCGGTATCGCGAAGGAAGATGTGGAGCGCGGCATGGTGCTGGCGAAGCCGGGATCGATCAAGCCGCACACGCAGTTCAAGGGCGAGATCTATGTGCTGTCGAAGGAGGAGGGCGGCCGTCATACACCGTTCTTCAACGGCTATCGCCCGCAGTTCTACTTCCGTACGACGGACGTGACCGGGTCGGCGAAGCTGCCGGAAGGTACGGAGATGGTGATGCCGGGCGACAACATCGCTCTGGAGATCACGCTGCATACCCCGGTCGCTATGGAGAAGGGTCTGCGGTTCGCTATCCGTGAGGGTGGTCGCACTGTCGGCGCTGGGACTATTACCGAGATCATCAAGTAA
- the rplV gene encoding 50S ribosomal protein L22 has product MQKKIEPKNPEFRAEARFQRTSPQKAKLVLDLIKGLPVEAAIHTVAFTNKRIAPVVEKVLRSAVANAVNLSDERGLDIDVDKLYVKTAVANEGPRMKRIRPAPMGRAFRYQRRIAHIIITVAEKKAAVVEAEVSTPAVEAATKPAKKTAAKKAPAKKAAAKKAPAKKAAAK; this is encoded by the coding sequence ATGCAAAAGAAGATTGAACCGAAGAATCCCGAGTTCCGCGCTGAGGCCCGCTTCCAGCGGACCAGCCCGCAGAAGGCCAAGCTGGTGCTCGACCTGATCAAGGGCCTGCCTGTTGAGGCGGCTATCCATACCGTCGCGTTCACGAACAAGCGCATCGCGCCGGTGGTGGAGAAGGTGCTGCGTTCGGCTGTGGCCAACGCGGTCAACCTCTCCGACGAGCGCGGGCTCGACATCGACGTGGACAAGCTCTACGTGAAGACCGCGGTCGCCAACGAAGGCCCGCGCATGAAGCGCATCCGCCCTGCTCCGATGGGCCGTGCGTTCCGCTACCAGCGCCGTATCGCGCACATCATCATCACAGTGGCCGAGAAGAAGGCTGCCGTGGTTGAGGCTGAGGTGAGCACGCCGGCAGTAGAAGCGGCGACCAAGCCGGCCAAGAAGACGGCTGCCAAGAAGGCCCCGGCGAAGAAGGCCGCGGCCAAGAAGGCTCCCGCGAAGAAGGCGGCTGCGAAGTAA
- the rplP gene encoding 50S ribosomal protein L16, which translates to MLLPKKVKYRKQQRGRMCGKAWRGSDISFGDYGLKVMECGYITDRQIEASRIAMTRFIKRGGKVWLRLFPDKPITKKPAETRMGKGKGAPDHWVAVVRPGKVLFEMEGVPVEIAKEAMRLAAHKLPLKTTFVVRPGFVAPVAAK; encoded by the coding sequence ATGCTTTTGCCCAAGAAAGTTAAGTATCGCAAGCAGCAGCGCGGCCGTATGTGCGGCAAGGCGTGGCGCGGCTCCGATATCTCCTTCGGTGACTACGGCCTCAAGGTCATGGAGTGCGGTTACATTACCGACCGCCAGATCGAGGCGTCGCGTATCGCGATGACCCGCTTCATTAAGCGCGGCGGCAAGGTCTGGCTGCGCCTGTTCCCGGACAAGCCGATCACCAAGAAGCCCGCCGAAACCCGTATGGGTAAGGGCAAGGGTGCGCCGGACCACTGGGTTGCCGTTGTGCGCCCCGGCAAGGTGCTGTTCGAGATGGAAGGCGTGCCAGTCGAGATCGCGAAGGAAGCGATGCGCCTGGCGGCCCACAAGCTGCCGCTCAAGACGACGTTTGTTGTGCGCCCTGGCTTTGTAGCACCGGTGGCTGCCAAGTAA
- the rpsJ gene encoding 30S ribosomal protein S10: MAQQRIRIRLKAYDYRVLDTSTGEIVETAKRTGAQVAGPIPLPTIKNKYCVLRSPHVDKKSREAFEIRTHKRLIDILEPTQQTVDALMKLDLPAGVDVEIKTVTK; the protein is encoded by the coding sequence ATGGCACAGCAGCGCATTCGTATCCGCCTGAAGGCGTATGACTATCGCGTCCTCGATACCTCCACCGGTGAGATCGTAGAGACCGCCAAGCGCACGGGCGCACAGGTTGCGGGACCGATTCCCCTGCCGACGATCAAGAACAAGTATTGCGTTCTGCGCTCGCCCCACGTCGACAAGAAGTCGCGCGAGGCTTTTGAGATCCGCACGCACAAGCGTCTGATCGACATCCTGGAGCCGACGCAGCAGACTGTCGACGCGCTGATGAAGCTCGACCTGCCCGCGGGCGTGGACGTCGAGATCAAGACGGTGACGAAGTAA
- the rplC gene encoding 50S ribosomal protein L3, producing MSVTGILGKKIGMTQVFDDAGAVHPVTVLKVGPCVITQLKTAAKDGYDAAQIGLVEFVKASKVNKAMTGHFAKSDAPPVKMIKEVELESVSGEDGDQSAKAGDRITVEIFSETKFVDVIGTSKGRGFSGVVRRHGFGGGPKAHGHMFQVQGSIGASSFPSRVFPGQRMPGHFGTDQVTVRNLRIRGIDLEDNLLLVEGAVPGAREGYVLVSKAKTPPRERRGFAGAETKDALKASKKAAASKKK from the coding sequence ATGAGCGTTACAGGGATTCTCGGTAAGAAGATTGGCATGACGCAGGTATTCGATGACGCGGGTGCGGTGCATCCGGTCACGGTGCTGAAGGTCGGCCCGTGTGTGATCACGCAGCTGAAGACCGCTGCGAAGGACGGCTACGATGCCGCCCAGATCGGCCTGGTTGAGTTTGTGAAGGCGAGCAAGGTGAACAAGGCGATGACCGGTCACTTTGCGAAGTCCGACGCGCCGCCGGTCAAGATGATCAAGGAAGTGGAGCTCGAGTCGGTCTCCGGCGAAGATGGCGACCAGTCGGCGAAGGCCGGCGACCGCATCACGGTCGAGATCTTCAGTGAGACGAAGTTTGTTGACGTCATCGGCACCTCGAAGGGCCGCGGCTTTTCGGGTGTTGTACGTCGGCATGGTTTTGGCGGCGGCCCCAAGGCCCACGGCCATATGTTCCAGGTCCAGGGTTCGATCGGCGCTTCGTCGTTTCCGTCGCGCGTGTTCCCTGGGCAGCGCATGCCCGGCCACTTTGGTACGGACCAGGTGACGGTGCGCAACCTCCGCATTCGCGGCATCGACCTGGAGGACAACCTCCTGCTCGTTGAGGGCGCGGTCCCCGGAGCTCGTGAAGGTTATGTGCTTGTGTCGAAGGCCAAGACTCCGCCGCGCGAGCGTCGTGGGTTTGCCGGTGCGGAGACCAAGGACGCGCTGAAGGCCAGCAAGAAGGCCGCAGCTAGCAAGAAGAAGTAG
- the rpsS gene encoding 30S ribosomal protein S19: protein MSRSTKKGPFIDAHLMIKIEAMNAANDKKVIRTWSRRSTIHPDMVGHTIAVHNGRKFIPVYCTENMVGHKLGEFSATRTFKGHSAKASDTAKAK, encoded by the coding sequence ATGTCACGCTCAACGAAGAAGGGCCCGTTTATCGACGCCCACCTGATGATCAAGATCGAAGCGATGAATGCGGCCAACGACAAGAAGGTCATCCGCACCTGGTCGCGCCGCTCGACGATCCATCCCGACATGGTCGGCCACACGATCGCCGTGCACAACGGCCGCAAGTTCATCCCGGTGTACTGCACGGAGAACATGGTCGGCCACAAGCTGGGCGAGTTCTCGGCGACACGCACGTTCAAGGGTCACTCCGCCAAGGCGTCAGATACGGCGAAGGCGAAGTAA
- the rpsC gene encoding 30S ribosomal protein S3: MGQKVHPYGFRLGVNKPWKSRWFVERGYDKLLVEDVKLKAELREKLKAAGVSSVEVERPGNKLRLIIRTARPGIIIGRKGAEIDKLKADIQKRTNREVFIDILEVNKPELDAQLVSENIALQLEKRVSFRRAMRKSVDSALRFGCKGIKVRVSGRLNGNEIARSEWYLQGRLPLHTLRADIDYGFSEAHTTYGIIGVKTWVYRGDIYEQKKRREPAAITTGAF; the protein is encoded by the coding sequence ATGGGACAGAAAGTCCATCCGTATGGATTCCGCCTCGGGGTGAACAAGCCCTGGAAGTCGCGCTGGTTCGTCGAGCGCGGCTACGACAAGCTGCTGGTCGAGGACGTGAAGCTCAAGGCTGAGCTCCGCGAGAAGCTCAAGGCCGCCGGCGTCTCCTCCGTTGAGGTTGAGCGTCCGGGCAACAAGCTGCGTTTGATCATCCGCACTGCACGTCCGGGCATCATCATCGGCCGCAAGGGTGCTGAGATCGACAAGCTGAAGGCCGACATCCAGAAGCGCACCAACCGCGAGGTGTTCATCGACATCCTCGAGGTGAACAAGCCTGAGCTCGACGCTCAGCTGGTGAGCGAGAACATCGCTCTGCAGCTGGAGAAGCGCGTCAGCTTCCGCCGCGCGATGCGCAAGTCGGTTGATTCGGCGCTGCGCTTCGGTTGCAAGGGCATCAAGGTGCGCGTCTCGGGCCGCTTGAACGGCAACGAGATCGCCCGCTCGGAGTGGTATCTGCAGGGCCGTCTGCCGCTGCACACGCTGCGCGCGGACATCGACTACGGCTTCTCCGAGGCCCACACGACGTACGGCATTATCGGCGTCAAGACGTGGGTCTATCGTGGTGACATCTACGAGCAGAAGAAGCGTCGCGAGCCCGCTGCCATCACGACCGGCGCGTTCTAA